Proteins from a single region of Streptomyces glaucescens:
- the gltX gene encoding glutamate--tRNA ligase has translation MASAPGSVRVRFCPSPTGNPHVGLVRTALFNWAFARHHGGTLVFRIEDTDAARDSEESYHQLLDSMRWLGFDWDEGPEVGGPHAPYRQSQRMDLYKDVARKLLDAGHAYHCYCSQEELDTRREAARAAGRPSGYDGHCRELSAARVEEYKAQGREPIVRFRMPDETITFTDLVRGELTFTPENVPDYGIVRANGAPLYTLVNPVDDALMEITHVLRGEDLLSSTPRQIALYKALIELGVAKGIPQFGHLPYVMGEGNKKLSKRDPQSSLNLYRERGFLPEGLLNYLSLLGWSLSADQDIFTMDEMVAAFDVQDVNPNPARFDLKKCEAINGDHIRLLDVKDFTERCRPWLKAPFAPWAPEDFDEDRWQAIAPHAQTRLKVLSEITDNVDFLFLPEPVFDEPSWTKAMKEGSDALLRTAREKLEAADWTSAESLKEAVLAAGEAHGLKLGKAQAPVRVAVTGRTVGLPLFESLEILGKEKTLARIDAALAKLAA, from the coding sequence GTGGCTAGCGCACCCGGCTCCGTACGCGTCCGTTTCTGTCCCTCGCCCACCGGTAACCCCCACGTGGGCCTGGTCCGCACCGCCCTGTTCAACTGGGCCTTCGCCCGGCACCACGGCGGCACCCTGGTCTTCCGCATCGAGGACACCGACGCGGCCCGCGACTCGGAGGAGTCGTACCATCAGCTGCTCGACTCGATGCGCTGGCTCGGCTTCGACTGGGACGAGGGCCCCGAGGTCGGCGGCCCGCACGCGCCCTACCGCCAGTCGCAGCGCATGGACCTCTACAAGGACGTCGCGCGAAAGCTGCTGGACGCCGGTCACGCGTACCACTGCTACTGCTCCCAGGAGGAGCTGGACACCCGCCGCGAGGCCGCCCGCGCCGCCGGCAGGCCGTCCGGCTACGACGGCCACTGCCGCGAGCTGTCCGCCGCCCGGGTCGAGGAGTACAAGGCCCAGGGCCGCGAGCCGATCGTCCGCTTCCGCATGCCGGACGAGACCATCACCTTCACCGACCTGGTCCGCGGCGAGCTGACCTTCACCCCGGAGAACGTCCCGGACTACGGCATCGTCCGCGCCAACGGCGCCCCGCTGTACACCCTGGTCAACCCGGTCGACGACGCCCTGATGGAGATCACCCACGTCCTGCGCGGCGAGGACCTGCTCTCCTCCACCCCCCGCCAGATCGCGCTGTACAAGGCGCTGATCGAGCTGGGCGTCGCCAAGGGCATCCCGCAGTTCGGCCACCTGCCGTACGTCATGGGGGAGGGCAACAAGAAGCTCTCCAAGCGCGACCCGCAGTCCTCGCTCAACCTCTACCGCGAGCGCGGCTTCCTCCCCGAGGGCCTGCTCAACTACCTCTCCCTGCTGGGCTGGTCCCTCTCGGCCGACCAGGACATCTTCACGATGGACGAGATGGTCGCGGCCTTCGACGTGCAGGACGTGAACCCCAACCCGGCCCGTTTCGACCTCAAGAAGTGCGAGGCGATCAACGGCGACCACATCCGCCTGCTGGACGTGAAGGACTTCACGGAGCGCTGCCGCCCCTGGCTGAAGGCCCCCTTCGCGCCCTGGGCGCCGGAGGACTTCGACGAGGACCGGTGGCAGGCGATCGCCCCGCACGCCCAGACCCGCCTCAAGGTCCTGTCGGAGATCACCGACAACGTCGACTTCCTCTTCCTGCCCGAGCCGGTCTTCGACGAGCCGAGCTGGACCAAGGCGATGAAGGAGGGCAGCGACGCCCTGCTGCGCACCGCCCGGGAGAAGCTGGAGGCCGCCGACTGGACCTCCGCCGAATCCCTGAAGGAGGCCGTCCTGGCCGCCGGCGAGGCCCACGGCCTCAAGCTCGGCAAGGCCCAGGCCCCGGTCCGGGTCGCCGTCACCGGCCGCACGGTCGGCCTGCCGCTCTTCGAGTCCCTGGAGATCCTGGGCAAGGAGAAGACCCTGGCCCGCATCGACGCGGCGCTGGCGAAGCTCGCCGCGTAG
- a CDS encoding HAD family hydrolase: protein MSIRAVVWDVDDTLFDYATADREGMRAHLAAEGLPDRHGGPERALARWKDLTARHWARFAAGRVSFEGQRRDRVRDFLERPLTDAEADAWFERYLAHYEAVWALFPDVLPVLDALAASHRHAVLSNSSLTVQDRKLRALGVRHRFEAVLCAAELGVSKPEAGAFLAACEALSLPPEQVAYVGDHPEIDGRGAAEAGLLSVWIDRPGGSAAVVVPSGPHRIVSLSELPALLRAESRFGAPSTFG, encoded by the coding sequence ATGAGCATCCGTGCCGTGGTCTGGGACGTGGACGACACGCTCTTCGACTATGCGACCGCGGACCGCGAGGGCATGCGCGCCCACCTGGCGGCCGAGGGCCTGCCGGACCGGCACGGCGGCCCGGAGCGGGCCCTTGCGCGCTGGAAGGACCTCACCGCGCGGCACTGGGCGCGCTTCGCGGCGGGCCGGGTCTCCTTCGAGGGCCAGCGCCGCGACCGGGTCCGCGACTTCCTGGAACGGCCGTTGACGGACGCGGAGGCCGACGCCTGGTTCGAGCGCTACCTCGCCCACTACGAGGCCGTCTGGGCCCTGTTCCCGGACGTGCTGCCCGTCCTCGACGCCCTGGCCGCCAGCCACCGCCACGCGGTGCTCTCCAACTCCAGCCTCACCGTCCAGGACCGCAAGCTGCGCGCGCTCGGCGTCCGCCACCGCTTCGAGGCCGTCCTGTGCGCCGCCGAACTGGGCGTCTCCAAGCCCGAGGCAGGCGCCTTCCTCGCCGCCTGCGAGGCGCTGTCGCTGCCTCCGGAGCAGGTCGCCTACGTCGGCGACCACCCGGAGATCGACGGCCGGGGCGCGGCCGAGGCCGGGCTGCTGTCGGTCTGGATCGACCGGCCGGGCGGCTCCGCCGCCGTGGTGGTTCCGTCCGGTCCGCACCGGATCGTGTCCCTCTCGGAACTCCCGGCGCTGCTCCGCGCGGAAAGCCGTTTTGGAGCCCCGTCCACCTTCGGGTAA
- the ndgR gene encoding IclR family transcriptional regulator NdgR, with amino-acid sequence MDNSSGVGVLDKAALVLSALESGPATLAGLVAATGLARPTAHRLAVALEHHRMVARDMQGRFILGPRLAELAAAAGEDRLLATAGPVLTHLRDVTGESAQLYRRQGDMRICVAAAERLSGLRDTVPVGSTLTMKAGSSAQILMAWEEPERLHRGLQGARFTATALSGVRRRGWAQSIGEREPGVASVSAPVRGPSNRVVAAVSVSGPIERLTRHPGRMHAQAVIDAAARLSEALRRSG; translated from the coding sequence ATGGACAACAGTAGCGGCGTCGGCGTTCTGGACAAGGCGGCCCTCGTCCTGAGCGCCCTGGAGTCCGGTCCGGCCACCCTCGCGGGTCTGGTCGCGGCCACCGGACTGGCACGACCCACGGCCCACCGCCTGGCCGTGGCTCTGGAACACCACCGCATGGTGGCGCGTGACATGCAGGGCCGGTTCATCCTCGGGCCCCGCCTGGCGGAACTGGCCGCGGCGGCCGGCGAGGACCGCCTCCTCGCGACGGCCGGCCCGGTGCTCACCCACCTCCGGGACGTCACCGGCGAGAGCGCGCAGCTCTACCGCCGCCAGGGCGACATGCGCATCTGCGTCGCCGCGGCGGAGCGTCTGTCCGGTCTGCGGGACACCGTCCCGGTCGGCTCGACGCTGACCATGAAGGCGGGCTCGTCCGCGCAGATCCTCATGGCCTGGGAGGAGCCCGAGCGCCTGCACCGCGGTCTGCAGGGCGCCCGCTTCACGGCGACGGCCCTGTCGGGCGTGCGGCGCCGCGGCTGGGCCCAGTCGATCGGCGAGCGGGAGCCGGGCGTCGCGTCCGTCTCCGCGCCCGTGCGCGGCCCCTCCAACCGCGTGGTGGCCGCCGTCTCGGTCTCCGGCCCCATCGAGCGCCTGACCCGCCACCCGGGCCGGATGCACGCCCAGGCGGTCATCGACGCCGCCGCCCGCCTCTCCGAGGCCCTGCGCCGCTCGGGCTGA
- the leuC gene encoding 3-isopropylmalate dehydratase large subunit has translation MGRTLAEKVWDDHVVRRAEGEPDLLYIDLHLLHEVTSPQAFDGLRKSGRTVRRLDLTIATEDHNTPTLDIDKPIADPVSRAQLETLRKNCAEFGVRLHPLGDVEQGVVHVVGPQLGLTQPGTTVVCGDSHTSTHGAFGALAFGIGTSQVEHVLATQTLPMARPKTMAITVNGELPDGVTAKDLILAIIARIGTGGGQGYVLEYRGSAIEKLSMEARMTICNMSIEAGARAGMIAPDETTFAYLKGRPHAPEGADWDAAVAYWKTLRTDDDAEFDAEVVIEAAELSPFVTWGTNPGQGAPLSASVPDPASYEDASERLAAEKALEYMGLEAGQPLRSIRVDTVFVGSCTNGRIEDLRNAAEILRGRKIADGVRMLVVPGSARVGLQAVSEGLDVVFKEAGAEWRHAGCSMCLGMNPDQLAPGERSASTSNRNFEGRQGKGGRTHLVSPQVAAATAVLGHLASPADLSDAETRTPAGV, from the coding sequence ATGGGTAGGACACTCGCGGAGAAGGTCTGGGACGACCACGTCGTCCGGCGCGCCGAGGGCGAGCCCGACCTCCTCTACATCGATCTGCACCTGCTGCACGAGGTGACCAGCCCGCAGGCCTTCGACGGCCTCCGCAAGAGCGGGCGCACCGTGCGCCGGCTCGACCTCACCATCGCGACCGAGGATCACAACACCCCGACCCTCGACATCGACAAGCCCATCGCCGACCCGGTCTCCCGGGCCCAGCTGGAGACGCTGCGCAAAAACTGCGCGGAGTTCGGTGTCCGGCTGCACCCGCTGGGCGACGTCGAGCAGGGCGTCGTGCACGTCGTCGGCCCGCAGCTCGGCCTGACCCAGCCCGGCACGACCGTCGTCTGCGGCGACAGCCACACCTCGACCCACGGCGCCTTCGGCGCGCTGGCGTTCGGCATCGGCACCTCGCAGGTCGAGCACGTGCTGGCCACCCAGACGCTGCCCATGGCCCGCCCGAAGACCATGGCGATCACGGTGAACGGGGAGCTGCCCGACGGCGTCACCGCCAAGGACCTGATCCTCGCGATCATCGCGAGGATCGGCACCGGCGGCGGCCAGGGCTACGTCCTGGAGTACCGCGGCTCCGCCATCGAGAAGCTCTCGATGGAAGCCCGGATGACCATCTGCAACATGTCGATCGAGGCCGGCGCCCGCGCCGGCATGATCGCCCCCGACGAGACCACCTTCGCGTACCTCAAGGGCCGTCCGCACGCCCCCGAGGGCGCCGACTGGGACGCCGCGGTCGCGTACTGGAAGACGCTGCGGACCGACGACGACGCCGAGTTCGACGCCGAGGTGGTCATCGAGGCCGCCGAGCTGTCCCCGTTCGTCACCTGGGGCACCAACCCGGGCCAGGGCGCGCCGCTTTCGGCGTCCGTCCCCGACCCGGCTTCGTACGAAGACGCCTCGGAGCGCCTCGCCGCCGAAAAGGCCCTGGAGTACATGGGGTTGGAGGCCGGCCAGCCGCTGCGCTCCATCAGGGTGGACACCGTCTTCGTAGGCTCCTGCACCAACGGCCGCATCGAGGACCTGCGCAACGCCGCCGAGATCCTGCGCGGCCGCAAAATCGCCGACGGGGTACGGATGCTGGTCGTCCCGGGCTCCGCGCGGGTGGGTCTGCAGGCCGTCTCCGAGGGTCTGGACGTGGTCTTCAAGGAGGCCGGCGCCGAGTGGCGGCACGCGGGCTGCTCGATGTGCCTGGGCATGAACCCGGACCAGCTGGCCCCGGGCGAGCGCTCCGCCTCCACCTCCAACCGCAACTTCGAGGGCAGGCAGGGCAAGGGCGGCCGCACCCACCTGGTGTCACCGCAGGTCGCGGCCGCGACGGCCGTCCTGGGACACCTCGCCTCCCCGGCCGACCTGTCCGACGCCGAGACCCGTACGCCCGCTGGAGTCTGA
- the leuD gene encoding 3-isopropylmalate dehydratase small subunit has protein sequence MEAFTTHTGRAVPLRRSNVDTDQIIPAHWLKKVTRDGFEDGLFEAWRKDPAFVLNRPERQGATVLVAGPDFGTGSSREHAVWALQNYGFKAVISSRFADIFRGNSLKNGLLTVVLEQQTVDALWELTEADPQAEITVDLVAREVRAEGITAAFELDENSRWRLLNGLDDISITLRNEEDIAAYEAKRPAYKPRTLQV, from the coding sequence ATGGAAGCTTTCACCACGCACACCGGCCGGGCCGTCCCGCTGCGCCGCAGCAACGTCGACACCGACCAGATCATCCCCGCCCACTGGCTCAAGAAGGTGACCCGGGACGGGTTCGAGGACGGACTGTTCGAGGCCTGGCGCAAGGACCCCGCGTTCGTGCTCAACCGGCCCGAGCGGCAGGGCGCCACGGTGCTGGTCGCCGGCCCGGACTTCGGCACCGGCTCCTCCCGCGAGCACGCGGTGTGGGCGCTGCAGAACTACGGCTTCAAGGCCGTGATCTCGTCCCGCTTCGCCGACATCTTCCGCGGCAACTCGCTCAAGAACGGCCTGCTCACCGTGGTCCTGGAGCAGCAGACCGTGGACGCGCTGTGGGAGCTGACCGAGGCGGACCCGCAGGCGGAGATCACCGTCGACCTGGTCGCGCGCGAGGTGCGCGCCGAGGGCATCACCGCCGCCTTCGAGCTGGACGAGAACTCCCGCTGGCGGCTGCTGAACGGGCTGGACGACATCTCCATCACCCTCCGGAACGAGGAGGACATCGCGGCGTACGAGGCGAAGCGCCCCGCCTACAAGCCGCGGACGCTCCAGGTGTGA
- a CDS encoding HU family DNA-binding protein: MNKAQLVEAIADKMGGRQQAADAVDHVLDAIVRAVVAGERVSVTGFGSFEKVDRPARYARNPQTGERVRVKKTSVPRFRAGQGFKDLVSGSKKLPKGDIAVKKAPKGSLSGPPPTIAKAAGKKAAAKKTASATKTTAAKKTTAKKATPAAKKTTATATAKKTTAKKAPAKKAATTGAAAKTTAAKKTTATKATAKTAPATKKATAKKAPAKKSSARKTTTAKKATARKK; the protein is encoded by the coding sequence GTGAACAAGGCGCAGCTCGTAGAAGCGATTGCCGACAAGATGGGCGGCCGCCAGCAGGCCGCCGATGCCGTCGACCACGTACTGGACGCCATCGTCCGCGCGGTCGTCGCAGGTGAGCGGGTCTCTGTCACCGGCTTCGGTTCGTTCGAGAAGGTCGACCGTCCGGCGCGCTACGCCCGGAACCCCCAGACCGGCGAGCGGGTTCGGGTGAAGAAGACCTCGGTGCCGCGCTTCCGCGCCGGCCAGGGCTTCAAGGACCTGGTCAGCGGCTCGAAGAAGCTGCCCAAGGGTGACATCGCGGTCAAGAAGGCCCCCAAGGGCAGCCTCTCCGGCCCGCCCCCCACCATCGCCAAGGCCGCGGGCAAGAAGGCCGCGGCCAAGAAGACGGCGAGCGCCACCAAGACCACGGCCGCGAAGAAGACCACCGCCAAGAAGGCGACGCCGGCCGCGAAGAAGACCACGGCCACGGCCACGGCGAAGAAGACCACGGCGAAGAAGGCACCCGCCAAGAAGGCCGCCACCACGGGCGCCGCCGCCAAGACCACCGCCGCGAAGAAGACCACGGCCACGAAGGCGACGGCCAAGACCGCCCCGGCGACGAAGAAGGCGACGGCCAAGAAGGCGCCCGCCAAGAAGTCGTCCGCCCGCAAGACCACCACCGCCAAGAAGGCCACCGCCCGCAAGAAGTAA
- the cofC gene encoding 2-phospho-L-lactate guanylyltransferase: MQWTLVIPLKPLARAKSRLADTAAAGLRPGLALAFAQDTVAAALACAAVRDVAVVTDDALAGRELAALGARIVPDEPGGGLNAALEHAAAAVRAECPESAVAALNADLPALRPAELARVLAAAAQFPRAFLPDAAEIGTTLLAARPGRELQPAFGPDSRARHRATGAVELELAGVDSVRQDVDTGADLRTALALGVGARTAAMAARLLIPGQ; the protein is encoded by the coding sequence GTGCAGTGGACCTTGGTGATACCCCTGAAGCCCTTGGCACGGGCGAAGAGCAGGCTGGCGGACACCGCCGCCGCGGGGCTGCGCCCGGGTCTCGCCCTGGCGTTCGCCCAGGACACGGTGGCCGCGGCGCTGGCCTGCGCGGCGGTGCGGGATGTGGCCGTCGTCACGGACGACGCGCTGGCCGGGCGGGAGCTGGCGGCCCTGGGCGCCCGAATCGTCCCCGACGAACCGGGCGGCGGCCTCAACGCCGCGCTGGAGCACGCGGCGGCGGCGGTCCGCGCGGAGTGCCCGGAAAGCGCCGTGGCCGCCCTGAACGCCGATCTCCCGGCGCTGCGGCCGGCGGAACTGGCCCGGGTCCTGGCGGCGGCCGCGCAATTCCCGCGCGCTTTTCTCCCGGATGCCGCGGAAATCGGAACGACACTGCTGGCCGCCCGGCCCGGCCGGGAATTGCAGCCCGCGTTCGGCCCGGATTCACGGGCCCGGCACCGCGCGACCGGCGCGGTGGAACTGGAGCTCGCCGGGGTGGATTCGGTACGGCAGGACGTGGACACCGGGGCCGATCTGCGGACCGCGCTCGCGCTGGGGGTGGGCGCCCGTACGGCGGCGATGGCCGCGCGCCTGCTGATCCCCGGGCAGTAG
- a CDS encoding lysophospholipid acyltransferase family protein, with amino-acid sequence MPRRRIGFWYRFAAVICKPPLVVLLKRDWRGMEHIPAEGGFITVVNHNSHVDPFAYAHFQYNTGRVPRFLAKSGLFKKGFVGAAMRGTGQIPVYRESTDALSAFRAAIDAVERGECVAFYPEGTLTRDPDGWPMTGKTGAARVALRTKCPVIPVAQWGCNELLPPYAKKPNLFPRKTSRVLAGPPVDLSRFYDKDMTADVLREATEVIMAAITRQLEEIRGEKAPETPYDPKRERVEQRRRTQAQARAQARAQQVQGQRTEGQGK; translated from the coding sequence GTGCCCCGCCGCAGAATCGGGTTCTGGTACCGCTTCGCCGCGGTGATCTGCAAACCGCCGCTGGTGGTTCTGCTCAAGCGGGACTGGCGTGGAATGGAGCACATTCCGGCCGAGGGCGGATTTATCACCGTGGTGAACCACAATTCGCACGTCGACCCCTTTGCGTACGCGCATTTCCAGTACAACACCGGTCGTGTGCCGCGGTTCCTGGCGAAGAGCGGGCTTTTCAAGAAGGGCTTCGTCGGTGCCGCGATGCGTGGCACCGGGCAGATCCCCGTCTACCGCGAGAGCACGGACGCGCTCAGCGCCTTCCGGGCCGCGATCGACGCCGTGGAACGCGGTGAATGCGTCGCCTTCTACCCCGAGGGCACCCTGACCCGCGACCCCGACGGCTGGCCCATGACCGGCAAGACCGGCGCCGCCCGGGTCGCCCTGCGCACCAAGTGCCCGGTGATCCCGGTCGCCCAGTGGGGCTGCAACGAACTGCTGCCGCCGTACGCCAAGAAGCCGAACCTCTTCCCGCGCAAGACCAGCCGGGTGCTGGCCGGCCCGCCCGTGGACCTCTCCCGGTTCTACGACAAGGACATGACCGCGGACGTCCTCAGGGAGGCGACCGAGGTCATCATGGCCGCGATCACCCGCCAGCTGGAGGAGATCCGCGGCGAGAAGGCGCCCGAGACGCCCTACGACCCGAAGCGCGAACGCGTCGAGCAGCGACGGCGCACCCAGGCGCAGGCCCGGGCCCAGGCGCGGGCACAGCAGGTGCAGGGGCAGCGGACGGAAGGGCAGGGCAAGTGA
- a CDS encoding NAD(P)H-dependent glycerol-3-phosphate dehydrogenase yields MSKPVKAAVFGAGSWGTAFGMVLADAGCEVTVWARREEVAEAINSTRANPDYLPGVRLPENLRATTDPAEAAAGADFTVLSVPSQTLRGNLAAWVPLLAPDTVLVSLMKGIELGTAMRMSEVIDDVAKVGQDRTAVVTGPNLAREIAARMPAASVVACTDEAVARRLQAACHTPYFRPYTNTDVVGCELGGAVKNVIGLAVGIADGMGLGDNAKGSLITRGLAETTRLGLAMGADPLTFSGLAGLGDLVATCSSPLSRNHTFGTNLGKGMTLQETIAVTRQTAEGVKSCQSVLDLGRRHGVDMPLTETVVGIVHEGKPPVVALEELMSRSAKPERR; encoded by the coding sequence GTGAGCAAGCCGGTCAAGGCGGCGGTGTTCGGCGCCGGTTCGTGGGGCACGGCCTTCGGCATGGTGCTCGCCGACGCGGGCTGCGAGGTCACCGTGTGGGCCCGCCGCGAGGAGGTCGCCGAAGCGATCAACTCGACCCGGGCCAACCCCGACTACCTGCCCGGCGTCCGGCTCCCGGAGAACCTGCGGGCCACCACCGACCCCGCCGAGGCCGCCGCCGGCGCCGACTTCACGGTGCTGTCCGTCCCGTCGCAGACGCTGCGCGGCAACCTGGCCGCCTGGGTGCCGCTGCTGGCCCCGGACACCGTGCTGGTCTCCCTCATGAAGGGCATCGAACTCGGCACCGCCATGCGGATGAGCGAGGTCATCGACGACGTGGCCAAGGTCGGCCAGGACCGGACCGCCGTGGTCACCGGGCCCAACCTCGCCCGCGAGATCGCCGCCCGGATGCCGGCCGCCTCCGTGGTCGCCTGCACCGACGAGGCCGTCGCCCGGCGGCTCCAGGCCGCCTGCCACACCCCGTACTTCCGCCCGTACACCAACACCGACGTCGTCGGCTGCGAACTAGGCGGCGCGGTGAAGAACGTCATCGGCCTCGCCGTCGGCATCGCGGACGGCATGGGTCTCGGCGACAACGCCAAGGGCTCGCTGATCACCCGGGGCCTCGCGGAGACCACCCGACTGGGCCTGGCGATGGGCGCCGACCCGCTGACCTTCTCCGGACTCGCCGGCCTCGGTGACCTGGTGGCCACCTGCTCCTCGCCGCTGTCGCGCAACCACACCTTCGGCACCAACCTCGGCAAGGGCATGACCCTCCAGGAGACCATCGCGGTCACCAGGCAGACCGCCGAGGGCGTCAAGTCCTGCCAGTCGGTGCTGGATCTGGGCCGCCGGCACGGCGTCGACATGCCCCTCACCGAGACCGTCGTGGGCATCGTGCACGAGGGCAAGCCGCCGGTGGTCGCCCTCGAGGAGCTGATGTCGCGCAGTGCGAAGCCCGAGCGACGCTGA
- a CDS encoding D-alanine--D-alanine ligase family protein, with protein sequence MSTENLPQSPEQPPRKPRVAVVFGGRSSEHGISVVTAGAVLKAVDRTRYDVLPIGITQDGRWALTADDPERMAITDRRTPSVDDLAESTEGGVVLPVDPASREVVYSEPGSVPKALGEVDVVFPVLHGPYGEDGTLQGLLELSGVPYVGSGVLSSAVGQDKEYMKRVFESFGLKVGPYLVIRPREWERDESGARRRIADFAGEHGWPLFVKPARAGSSIGITKVDDFSGLDEAIAEARRHDPKILVEAALRGREIECGVLEFEDGPRASVPAEIPPPDAHAYYDFEAKYIDSTPGVVPAPLTAEETAEVQRLAVAAFDAASCEGLVRADFFLTEDGEFVINEINTMPGFTPISMYPQMWQASGIGYPELVDRLIQAALRRSTGLR encoded by the coding sequence ATGAGCACCGAGAACCTCCCCCAGAGCCCTGAGCAGCCGCCTCGCAAGCCGCGCGTGGCCGTCGTGTTCGGCGGGCGCAGCTCCGAACACGGGATCTCCGTGGTCACCGCCGGCGCCGTCCTCAAGGCCGTCGACCGGACGCGCTACGACGTCCTGCCGATCGGCATCACCCAGGACGGCCGGTGGGCGCTCACCGCCGACGATCCGGAGCGGATGGCGATCACCGACCGCCGCACGCCGAGCGTCGACGACCTGGCCGAGTCCACCGAGGGCGGCGTGGTGCTCCCCGTCGACCCCGCCAGCCGCGAGGTCGTCTACAGCGAGCCCGGCTCGGTGCCCAAGGCGCTGGGCGAGGTCGACGTGGTCTTCCCGGTGCTGCACGGCCCGTACGGCGAGGACGGCACCCTCCAGGGCCTGCTGGAGCTGTCCGGGGTGCCGTACGTGGGCTCCGGTGTGCTCTCCTCGGCCGTCGGCCAGGACAAGGAGTACATGAAGCGGGTCTTCGAGTCGTTCGGGCTGAAGGTGGGCCCGTACCTGGTGATCCGGCCGCGCGAGTGGGAGCGGGACGAGAGCGGTGCCCGGCGCCGGATCGCCGACTTCGCGGGCGAGCACGGCTGGCCGCTGTTCGTGAAGCCCGCGCGCGCGGGTTCCTCGATCGGCATCACCAAGGTCGACGACTTCTCCGGCCTCGACGAGGCGATCGCCGAGGCCCGCCGCCACGACCCGAAGATCCTGGTCGAGGCCGCGCTGCGCGGCCGGGAGATCGAGTGCGGCGTCCTGGAGTTCGAGGACGGGCCGCGCGCCTCCGTGCCCGCCGAGATCCCGCCGCCGGACGCGCACGCGTACTACGACTTCGAGGCCAAGTACATCGACTCCACGCCCGGTGTCGTCCCGGCCCCGCTGACCGCGGAGGAGACCGCCGAGGTGCAGAGGCTCGCGGTGGCGGCGTTCGACGCCGCGTCCTGCGAGGGCCTGGTGCGCGCGGACTTCTTCCTCACCGAGGACGGCGAGTTCGTGATCAACGAGATCAACACGATGCCCGGCTTCACGCCCATCTCGATGTACCCGCAGATGTGGCAGGCCAGCGGCATCGGCTACCCCGAGCTGGTCGACCGGCTGATCCAGGCGGCGCTCCGCCGTTCCACGGGACTGCGGTGA
- a CDS encoding DUF3515 domain-containing protein → MNSFRHRLIGLPALALLIATAGCSSADDSASVAVPSPDATVTGLCRKLDEALPGKVAGLSRKDPEPRSALTAGWGNPEIILRCGVPRPPKMIDPKVAEGRDPDAVPGGVNGVDWLQEKADGGFRFTTANRRAYVEVRVPEDADSSGALIDLAPAVKSAIPAGLAD, encoded by the coding sequence GTGAACTCTTTCCGTCACCGGCTCATCGGCCTGCCCGCGCTCGCCCTGCTGATCGCCACCGCGGGCTGCTCCTCAGCAGACGACAGCGCCTCGGTGGCGGTTCCCAGTCCGGACGCGACGGTGACCGGGCTGTGCCGGAAGCTGGACGAAGCGCTGCCGGGGAAGGTGGCCGGTCTGAGCCGCAAGGACCCTGAGCCCCGTTCCGCGCTGACCGCGGGCTGGGGAAACCCGGAGATCATACTGCGCTGCGGGGTGCCCCGGCCGCCCAAGATGATCGACCCCAAGGTCGCCGAGGGACGGGACCCGGACGCGGTGCCGGGCGGGGTGAACGGGGTCGACTGGCTCCAGGAGAAGGCGGACGGCGGCTTCCGGTTCACCACCGCGAACCGGCGTGCCTACGTCGAGGTCCGCGTGCCGGAGGACGCCGACAGCTCGGGAGCGCTGATCGACCTCGCGCCGGCCGTGAAGTCGGCGATCCCCGCGGGGCTCGCCGACTAG
- a CDS encoding Lrp/AsnC family transcriptional regulator gives MVQAYILIQTEVGKASTVAETISKIPGVIQAEDVTGPYDVIVRAQADTVDDLGRMVVAKVQQVDGITRTLTCPVVHL, from the coding sequence GTGGTACAGGCGTACATCCTGATCCAGACGGAGGTCGGCAAGGCGTCGACCGTCGCCGAGACGATCAGCAAGATCCCTGGAGTGATCCAGGCCGAGGACGTGACGGGCCCGTACGACGTCATCGTGCGCGCGCAGGCCGACACCGTCGACGACCTGGGCCGCATGGTGGTCGCCAAGGTCCAGCAGGTGGACGGCATCACCCGCACCCTGACCTGCCCGGTCGTCCATCTGTAG